The genomic region TAGCCAGAATTTCTTCCCGACCCGGCTTAACCGGGTGCTTGTATAAAATTTTTAAATTTTGATTATCTTTCATAAAGTTTTTAACAATCCTGTCTTCAAGTGAGTGAAAGCTGATGACGGCTAACCGACCGCCGGGCTTTAAAAGCGCCACTGCTTGAGGCAAAGCGGCTTTCAGGTTGTTTAGTTCGTCGTTAACAGCAATCCGCAAGGCCTGAAAAACCTTAGTGGCCGGGTTAATCCGTTGGTAACGGCCGCCAACCGCTTCTTTGACTATTTTCACCAACTGAGCAGTGGTGGTAATCGGCTGTCTGGCCCGGCTGTGAACGATTTCATCGCTGATGGCTAAAGCACGCGGCTCTTCACCTAGTTTTTGAAAAAGCTCATTGAGTTCGCCTTTATTTAAGCCGTTGACTAAATCGGCGGCGGTGACGGCTAAGTCC from Candidatus Beckwithbacteria bacterium harbors:
- the rsmH gene encoding 16S rRNA (cytosine(1402)-N(4))-methyltransferase RsmH — protein: MTDNYLHQPVLLHEVIDSLQVKPGEAYLDATIGSAGHAVEIVKRGGRVFGLDVDPAALERARNRLHSCPGADFKLTKRNFGQLEAAAKDWQISAFSGILFDLGLSSDQLADDQRGFSFLQDSPLDMRADPDLAVTAADLVNGLNKGELNELFQKLGEEPRALAISDEIVHSRARQPITTTAQLVKIVKEAVGGRYQRINPATKVFQALRIAVNDELNNLKAALPQAVALLKPGGRLAVISFHSLEDRIVKNFMKDNQNLKILYKHPVKPGREEILANPRSRSAKLRVAIKL